A region of the Vanrija pseudolonga chromosome 2, complete sequence genome:
GTGGCGGTGGCACAACGCCAGAGGCACACACCCTAACACCACCCACAGGCAACAAACCTCGGCGTCCCCGAAATGCCAACGGCGATGGTCACTTCCGCGTATGCCGGCCTGATCTCGGACACGTTCTTGTTTAGCCACACGGCGCAGGTGCCGCGCGACAGGCGGATAGTCTACTTGACCATCTTCTGGAtcggcgccttcctcggcctcggcgcggagcagTTCATCTCGGCGTGGTTCgccagctcgctcgcgtgCTTGTTCAAGGCCATTGCGCTCATCATGATTTGGCGTTCGCGCTCTGCCGAGGAGACGCGCGGACGGCACTGGTAGCGTAGCCTACGGAGATAACAGAGGAGAGGAGAACGAAGAGCCCCCACATCGCATCTGGTGCACCTCGCACGCACCAGCACCCCCCCCACTTCATCTTGGTACATCCATCTTGCCACATCGTATCTTGCAATCGTATCTTGCCACCTTGCCATATTATTACACGCAGGCCCTTGCGCCTCGCCCCTACCTCAGCCTCGACAGACCCGATGCAGATGCATAATACCCATACAAGTACAGAGAGAGAGCGTGTGTCGTCTACAGTCGGCGTGGTCACATCTCCACGGCCATGATCCTCGCAGGAGGCGGCCGCTAACAGCACCCGCCCTTGGACTTTGCCGAGTCAAGCTTCACTCCGCTCGGCTTGCGgcgctcaaactcgccgcgctcgacccgctcgaggatctggcgcgccgtccactcgaacgcgtcgacgacgccccaGCCCTCCTTGGCGCTCGTCTCGACATAGAGCAGGTTATGCTCCTTGGCGAACAACGCCCCCTCGATCGTGCTCACCGCCCGTGGgcggagcttggcggccgcggcgatggcctcgggcgtcgctgctggtgcgtcgtcgtccaccgcGTGCGGGATCGCCACGCCGTACTGTATTTGCGGCACGGCGGTCGGCTCGGCCGAGCACAGGTCGGTCTTGTTTGCGACCACTGGCCGTCAGCTTCCCTCTCAAGGTGGGGTTACCCACGAATAATCGACACattctcgtcggcgtgcgcccgcaggtcgtcgagccaaCTCGTGGCGTGCTCAAACGCTTtcgtcagcgccgcgccaaggGGCACGACTTACTCTCTCGCCGTGTGACGTCGTACACGAGCaaggcgc
Encoded here:
- the RABB1B gene encoding Ras-related protein RABB1b; translation: MDQLTCILKYVIVGDAAVGKSCLLVRLTDDRFSASEPTLGVEFGSRILSVGENGKRVKVQCWDTAGTESFRSITRSYFRGAAGALLVYDVTRRETFEHATSWLDDLRAHADENVSIILVANKTDLCSAEPTAVPQIQYGVAIPHAVDDDAPAATPEAIAAAAKLRPRAVSTIEGALFAKEHNLLYVETSAKEGWGVVDAFEWTARQILERVERGEFERRKPSGVKLDSAKSKGGCC